One stretch of Natronobacterium gregoryi SP2 DNA includes these proteins:
- a CDS encoding aldo/keto reductase, with amino-acid sequence MEYTTLGSTGMEVSRLCLGCMSFGSSDWREWVLEAEESKEIIERAIDLGINFFDTADMYSKGESERILGDALEGHREESVVATKGYFQMREDDPNSGGLSRKALEQELAASRDRLGMETIDLYQIHRWDYDTPIETTLKALDDAVRRGHVRYVGASSMWVHQFAESLYTSDKLGLERFVTMQNHYNLVYREEEREMLPLCENENVGVLPWSPLARGYLTRPYEEIDATARGEAEENMYEHPYREGGGREINERVAELAAQKGVTMAQIALAWLLHKEWIDAPIIGTTSVEHLEQAVEALEISLSASDVAYLEEPYEPVPVSGHD; translated from the coding sequence ATGGAGTACACGACGCTCGGTTCGACCGGTATGGAGGTCAGTCGGCTCTGTCTGGGCTGTATGAGCTTCGGCTCGAGCGACTGGCGCGAGTGGGTCCTCGAAGCGGAAGAGAGCAAGGAGATCATCGAGCGAGCGATCGACCTCGGGATCAACTTCTTCGACACCGCGGACATGTACTCGAAGGGCGAATCCGAGCGCATCCTCGGCGACGCCCTCGAGGGCCATCGCGAGGAGTCGGTCGTCGCAACCAAGGGCTACTTCCAGATGCGCGAGGACGACCCCAACTCGGGTGGGCTCTCCCGGAAGGCACTCGAGCAGGAACTCGCGGCCAGCCGCGACCGGCTGGGGATGGAGACGATCGACCTCTACCAGATCCACCGCTGGGATTACGACACGCCGATCGAGACGACGCTGAAAGCGTTAGACGACGCCGTCCGCCGAGGCCACGTCCGGTACGTCGGTGCCTCCTCGATGTGGGTCCACCAGTTCGCCGAGTCGCTCTATACGAGCGACAAGCTCGGCCTCGAGCGGTTCGTCACGATGCAAAACCACTACAACCTCGTCTACCGCGAGGAGGAACGCGAGATGCTCCCGCTGTGTGAGAACGAAAACGTCGGCGTCCTCCCGTGGTCACCGCTGGCACGGGGGTATCTCACCCGGCCATACGAGGAGATCGACGCGACGGCCCGTGGCGAGGCCGAGGAGAACATGTACGAACACCCCTACCGCGAGGGCGGCGGCCGGGAGATCAACGAACGCGTCGCCGAACTCGCCGCCCAGAAGGGCGTGACGATGGCCCAAATCGCGCTGGCCTGGCTACTCCACAAGGAGTGGATCGACGCGCCGATTATCGGGACCACGAGCGTTGAGCACCTGGAGCAAGCCGTCGAAGCCCTCGAGATTTCGCTGTCGGCCTCTGATGTGGCCTACCTCGAGGAGCCGTACGAGCCGGTTCCGGTTTCCGGTCACGACTAG
- a CDS encoding penicillin acylase family protein — protein sequence MKRETTRRGLFAGALAAGLGGLTVSGAGELLDSFAPLSGRAWNAADRELPESVENPYGDASVSYDEYGVPTIEADDEEAAYFAVGYVQAYDRLFQLDLQRRVMRGHVSELVGEATLEDDEFHVAMDFVGAAAATWEYVADTPAGPLVEAYADGVNAAIEREQLPLEFELLDYEPREWTPVDSMLMEKQISWDLTGSFDELRRAVIAERLGEDVLEELYPERMDHDVPILRETAEEDENGDNEDDETDENSAFLGLETDAVGGELASWLSRFESPTGVGSNSWVVSGEHTESGSPIVAYDPHLSLMTPPLWYEQHVETPETSVRGATFPGVPFIITGANETGTWSFTNVGADVLDCYEYDLRESNGDSSDEDETGDGGDYHFSSTDADEYRYGDEWREFETEERTIPVADGPDRTFTITKTVHGPVLEREGQTVGVAWTGHTATRTTEAIYEFERSSGVADVLEATRRFDLPTQNLVYADTDGRTLYFVTGKLPVRTVDGEVVSGNRIFDGSEGDGEWAGFTPFGESAWDEADAGFVPFAEKPHAIDPDVLATANQRVTDDTTPYVGVDYATPYRGGRIYARLDDRLENGEPTDLEFHQELQNDTYDGRAAQLVPELVAAVEDHRAISDVLDDAAATLADWDYHVDRDSYPALLFARWLEHYRREVFEPEFEEADLDDSYYPNDWVLATLPEDSDWFDGSRDERMVAALETGLEEINDEGWQRYGDWNTTGPIEHPFGVEAPFLDYAERPADGSAATVKNYRVDSAVGASWRMVVDPDGDAQAVLPGGNSGDYFSAHYDDQFELWLEGEQRPMDRAADGEVDISFEQREEPE from the coding sequence GTGAAACGTGAGACCACACGTCGTGGGCTCTTCGCGGGGGCACTCGCCGCCGGCCTCGGTGGGCTCACCGTGAGCGGCGCGGGGGAACTGCTCGACTCCTTTGCACCGCTGTCGGGTCGCGCCTGGAACGCCGCCGACAGAGAGCTCCCGGAGTCAGTCGAGAACCCGTACGGCGATGCAAGCGTCAGCTACGACGAGTACGGCGTCCCGACGATCGAAGCCGACGACGAGGAAGCCGCGTACTTCGCCGTCGGCTACGTCCAGGCCTACGACCGGCTGTTCCAGCTCGACCTCCAGCGACGAGTCATGCGCGGCCACGTCTCCGAGCTTGTCGGCGAGGCAACACTCGAGGACGACGAGTTCCACGTCGCGATGGACTTCGTCGGCGCTGCGGCAGCCACGTGGGAGTACGTCGCCGACACCCCTGCGGGGCCGCTGGTCGAGGCCTACGCCGACGGGGTCAACGCGGCGATAGAACGGGAACAGCTACCACTCGAGTTCGAACTGCTCGACTACGAACCCCGCGAGTGGACGCCGGTCGACTCGATGCTGATGGAGAAACAGATCTCCTGGGACCTGACGGGAAGTTTCGACGAACTTCGGCGCGCGGTGATCGCCGAGCGGCTTGGCGAGGACGTTCTCGAGGAGCTGTACCCCGAACGGATGGATCACGACGTGCCGATCCTCCGAGAGACGGCCGAGGAGGACGAAAACGGCGACAACGAGGACGACGAAACCGACGAGAACTCGGCGTTTCTCGGCCTCGAGACCGACGCCGTCGGCGGGGAACTGGCGAGTTGGCTCTCCCGGTTCGAGTCGCCCACGGGCGTCGGCTCGAACAGTTGGGTCGTCTCCGGCGAACACACCGAGAGCGGGTCGCCCATCGTCGCCTACGACCCCCATCTTTCGCTGATGACGCCGCCGCTGTGGTACGAACAGCACGTCGAGACGCCCGAGACATCGGTTCGAGGTGCGACGTTTCCGGGCGTTCCGTTTATCATCACCGGCGCGAACGAGACGGGGACGTGGTCGTTCACCAACGTCGGCGCGGACGTACTGGACTGTTACGAGTACGACCTGCGGGAGTCGAACGGCGACTCGAGCGACGAGGACGAGACCGGCGACGGCGGCGACTACCACTTCTCGAGCACCGACGCGGACGAGTACCGCTACGGCGACGAGTGGCGCGAGTTCGAGACCGAAGAGCGGACGATTCCCGTCGCCGACGGCCCAGACCGAACGTTCACGATCACAAAGACCGTCCACGGCCCCGTCCTCGAGCGCGAGGGACAGACGGTCGGCGTCGCCTGGACGGGCCACACCGCGACGCGGACGACGGAAGCGATCTACGAGTTCGAGCGCAGCAGTGGGGTAGCGGACGTTCTCGAGGCGACCCGACGGTTCGACCTGCCGACCCAGAACTTAGTCTACGCCGACACCGACGGCCGGACGCTGTACTTCGTCACCGGGAAGCTTCCCGTCCGGACGGTCGACGGCGAGGTGGTCTCGGGCAACCGAATCTTCGACGGCTCCGAAGGCGACGGCGAGTGGGCTGGCTTCACGCCCTTCGGTGAGTCCGCCTGGGACGAGGCGGATGCAGGATTCGTCCCCTTCGCGGAGAAGCCACACGCGATCGACCCCGACGTCCTCGCGACCGCGAACCAGCGGGTGACAGACGACACCACCCCCTACGTCGGCGTCGACTACGCGACGCCCTACCGCGGTGGACGGATCTACGCTCGGCTCGACGACCGACTCGAGAACGGCGAACCGACCGACCTCGAGTTCCACCAGGAACTACAGAACGATACCTACGACGGCCGGGCGGCCCAACTGGTGCCGGAGCTCGTCGCGGCCGTCGAGGACCACAGGGCGATCTCGGACGTTCTCGACGACGCCGCCGCGACGCTTGCCGACTGGGACTACCACGTGGACCGGGACTCGTACCCGGCCCTGCTGTTCGCCCGCTGGCTCGAGCACTACCGACGGGAGGTCTTCGAACCCGAGTTCGAGGAGGCCGACCTGGACGACTCCTACTACCCGAACGACTGGGTACTCGCGACGCTTCCCGAGGATAGCGACTGGTTCGACGGCTCACGGGACGAACGGATGGTCGCCGCGCTCGAGACGGGGCTCGAGGAGATCAACGACGAAGGCTGGCAGCGGTACGGCGACTGGAACACGACCGGCCCGATCGAACACCCCTTCGGCGTCGAAGCGCCGTTTCTCGACTACGCGGAACGGCCAGCCGACGGTTCGGCGGCGACAGTCAAGAACTACCGCGTCGACTCCGCGGTCGGGGCGAGCTGGCGGATGGTCGTCGATCCCGACGGCGACGCGCAGGCAGTCCTCCCCGGTGGCAACTCGGGAGACTACTTCTCTGCCCACTACGACGACCAGTTCGAACTGTGGCTCGAGGGAGAACAGCGACCGATGGATCGAGCGGCCGACGGCGAGGTCGACATCTCGTTCGAACAACGGGAGGAACCCGAATGA
- a CDS encoding ABC transporter permease: protein MSRDRDSDREPTVDVDERERPGPNPPKQTDSETSERPSRFGPRWAVVRRELRSLRSEKTIVLAIAIQLFIAAFSSFLVVGFVSMYDPDGLGGYEIDVAITGDDRADLEAAADEQGGLSTVYYDDSDAAYAAFDGGDVAAVLETTRTDHDRLVVDVTAPEEGIETTLLVAQLRDTLEAVEHAERAGNVDRLESTPVSVPNEGDASPYVAFTYTILIPLLLFLPAFISGSIVVDSLSEERERGTLELLRVTPLSLTDIVDAKLVATAALAPVQAVVWLVLLAVNGAAVARPGVLIALVAALSLLVVGFGTVVALLAPDRRQAQLLYSVAIVGALVVTTLLPEHPANTVAKFALGSSTATSWLLVGLYCLLAVGAVLAVRATIERIDPAEL from the coding sequence TTGTCGCGTGACCGCGACTCGGATCGAGAGCCGACAGTCGACGTCGACGAGCGAGAGCGGCCGGGACCGAACCCACCGAAGCAGACAGATTCGGAGACGAGCGAGCGACCGTCACGGTTCGGCCCCCGCTGGGCCGTCGTCCGACGTGAACTCCGGTCGCTGCGCTCCGAGAAGACGATCGTCCTCGCAATCGCCATTCAACTGTTTATCGCCGCGTTCTCCTCGTTTCTCGTCGTCGGCTTCGTCTCCATGTACGATCCCGACGGCCTCGGCGGCTACGAGATCGATGTCGCGATCACCGGCGACGACCGCGCCGACCTCGAGGCCGCGGCCGACGAACAGGGCGGGCTGTCGACGGTCTACTACGACGATTCCGACGCAGCCTACGCGGCCTTCGACGGGGGTGACGTGGCCGCCGTCCTCGAGACCACCCGGACCGACCACGACCGGCTCGTGGTCGACGTGACCGCACCCGAGGAGGGGATCGAGACGACGCTGCTGGTCGCTCAACTTCGGGACACGCTCGAGGCGGTCGAACACGCCGAACGCGCCGGCAACGTCGACCGACTCGAGTCGACGCCGGTGTCGGTCCCGAACGAGGGCGACGCCAGTCCGTACGTCGCGTTCACCTACACGATCCTGATCCCGCTGTTGCTGTTCCTGCCTGCCTTCATCAGCGGCTCGATCGTCGTCGACTCGCTGTCGGAGGAACGCGAACGCGGGACCCTCGAGTTACTCCGGGTGACGCCGCTGTCGCTTACCGATATCGTCGACGCGAAACTCGTCGCGACGGCAGCGCTTGCGCCTGTCCAGGCAGTCGTCTGGCTGGTCCTGCTCGCCGTCAACGGGGCGGCCGTCGCCCGACCGGGCGTCCTGATCGCCCTGGTCGCGGCGCTGTCGCTGCTTGTCGTCGGGTTCGGGACAGTCGTCGCGCTCCTCGCGCCCGACAGGCGACAGGCACAGTTGCTGTACTCGGTTGCGATCGTCGGTGCGCTCGTAGTCACTACCCTCCTTCCCGAGCATCCGGCGAACACGGTGGCGAAGTTCGCACTCGGAAGCTCAACTGCGACGAGTTGGCTACTCGTTGGTCTCTATTGTCTGCTCGCCGTCGGTGCCGTCCTCGCCGTCAGAGCGACCATCGAACGGATCGACCCCGCCGAGTTGTAG
- a CDS encoding ABC transporter permease family protein, translated as MTDDRDREECEGTVGRLLASLSRIGRVARWEIARSTGTVDRKTVFVLAAVIVAVGVVGLSTADDGLGLEDEIYVVGVDETDPYYDVAAASDQFRTTPLPEGGLAGVLQNDDPVVDLAIENGRIGHAGDNGPAAYDAFHDAVQRYNEGLMAQEDDEAAAYPVLVTIDYEDRSYEGTVAPPGTGDDESIQADESSTDSATLEDDELKTPDGGASGDAESTGAATEADDGIDLETETDAVADEDDESTAGEAAEVDGIDESAAHGSPSTLSPPFPFQSLILAFLFIVPMNFVIQAYGSTIMDERINRRGELLLVSPASRHEIVAGKTLPYLVGLVGIVAAITVAIRGGVLSVAAALPIALLFLAATFAGAMFARSFKELTFVTVTISVVLTTYTFIPAIFTDVTPIALISPLTLVVMDLQGESATLGAYLVSTGPASLTAAVLFLLGLGTYREEDMFAQKPVPTKAIDAVATRVHGKRSVPILSVVFVPFVFAAQLLAIALLFAAPPVPTLVLIFVFAAAVEEVAKSIHVYAGFSRSRLESTVAVAVVVGALSGAAFFVAEKVTQVVQFVGLHEFESAVAAFGPETVAADVATGPLTFVGLLFAPLVLHVVTAIVSALGATRGRASYVGALVVATVVHVCYNAGVISLVA; from the coding sequence GTGACCGACGACCGTGACCGAGAGGAGTGTGAGGGGACGGTCGGCAGGCTCCTGGCGTCGCTCTCGAGAATCGGTCGCGTCGCCCGCTGGGAGATCGCCCGGAGTACCGGTACCGTCGACCGGAAGACCGTCTTCGTGCTGGCCGCGGTAATTGTCGCCGTCGGCGTCGTCGGCCTCTCGACCGCCGACGACGGGCTCGGTCTCGAGGACGAAATCTACGTCGTCGGGGTCGACGAGACAGACCCCTACTACGATGTTGCGGCTGCAAGCGACCAGTTCAGAACGACACCACTGCCGGAGGGTGGTCTCGCGGGCGTTCTCCAGAATGACGACCCGGTCGTCGACCTCGCGATAGAGAACGGCCGGATCGGCCACGCCGGGGACAACGGACCAGCCGCCTACGACGCGTTCCACGACGCCGTTCAGCGCTACAACGAGGGCCTGATGGCGCAAGAAGACGACGAGGCAGCCGCCTATCCCGTACTCGTCACGATCGACTACGAGGACCGCAGCTACGAGGGAACGGTCGCTCCACCCGGTACGGGGGACGACGAATCGATTCAGGCGGACGAATCGTCGACCGACAGCGCCACACTCGAGGACGACGAGTTGAAAACACCGGACGGCGGTGCGTCCGGAGACGCCGAGTCGACGGGAGCCGCCACCGAGGCCGACGACGGGATCGATCTCGAGACCGAAACGGATGCAGTCGCCGACGAAGACGACGAGAGCACAGCGGGCGAGGCGGCCGAAGTCGACGGAATAGACGAGTCGGCGGCCCACGGATCGCCGAGCACGCTCTCGCCACCGTTTCCGTTCCAGTCGCTCATCCTCGCGTTCCTGTTTATCGTGCCGATGAACTTCGTCATTCAGGCCTACGGGAGCACGATCATGGACGAGCGAATCAACCGCCGCGGAGAACTCTTGCTCGTCTCGCCGGCCTCACGCCACGAGATCGTCGCAGGCAAGACCCTGCCGTACCTGGTCGGCCTCGTCGGTATCGTCGCCGCGATTACGGTCGCGATCCGCGGCGGCGTGCTGTCGGTCGCGGCGGCCCTCCCCATCGCGTTACTGTTTCTGGCCGCCACCTTCGCGGGCGCGATGTTCGCTCGTTCGTTCAAGGAACTGACCTTCGTCACGGTCACGATAAGCGTCGTCCTGACGACCTACACGTTCATCCCGGCGATCTTCACCGACGTGACGCCGATCGCGCTGATCTCGCCACTGACGCTGGTCGTGATGGATCTGCAAGGTGAGAGCGCGACCCTCGGTGCGTACCTAGTTTCGACCGGCCCCGCCTCTCTCACCGCGGCCGTGCTCTTCCTGCTCGGGCTCGGTACCTACCGCGAGGAAGACATGTTCGCCCAGAAGCCGGTGCCGACGAAGGCGATCGACGCCGTCGCGACTCGAGTCCACGGCAAACGAAGCGTTCCGATCCTCTCGGTCGTGTTCGTTCCGTTCGTCTTCGCCGCCCAGTTGCTCGCGATCGCACTGCTTTTCGCCGCGCCGCCGGTGCCGACGCTCGTGCTCATCTTCGTCTTCGCCGCAGCCGTCGAAGAAGTCGCCAAGAGCATCCACGTCTACGCCGGGTTCAGCCGGTCGCGCCTCGAGTCGACGGTTGCCGTCGCCGTCGTCGTCGGAGCCCTCTCGGGTGCCGCGTTCTTCGTCGCCGAGAAGGTGACACAGGTCGTCCAGTTCGTCGGCCTTCACGAGTTCGAGAGCGCCGTCGCGGCGTTCGGTCCCGAGACGGTTGCGGCCGACGTCGCGACCGGCCCGCTGACGTTCGTCGGCCTGTTGTTCGCGCCGCTCGTTCTCCACGTCGTGACGGCCATCGTTTCGGCTCTCGGCGCGACGCGAGGGCGAGCCAGTTACGTCGGGGCGCTCGTCGTCGCGACCGTCGTTCACGTCTGCTACAACGCAGGGGTGATCTCCCTTGTCGCGTGA
- a CDS encoding ABC transporter ATP-binding protein, protein MAILEVERLRKEYGGFTAVEGSTFSIDRGEVFGVVGPNGAGKTTTLKMLAGLVEPTDGTAVVAGYTPGDRAMQRKLGFLPEESPLYEEMTATDYLEFFADLYDVPGEVASERIASSLDRLDLEHRDRRIGNMSKGMKRKVAIARALINDPEVLIFDEPASGLDPLTTNHVIEFTEELSEEGKTVVFSAHNLFHVESVCDRVVIMNDGRIVARGSVEEIRDDHGGTEYHVYATVDAAEALEDVSSVPVDDEIRHVAEEMEAVETIREAVADAGGQLTDIQTKTPSLEEIFLEVASSTEEDAERRQDSEGEKREQVVDT, encoded by the coding sequence ATGGCGATACTCGAAGTCGAACGGCTCCGCAAGGAGTACGGCGGATTCACCGCGGTCGAGGGGAGTACCTTCTCGATCGACCGTGGTGAGGTGTTCGGCGTCGTCGGCCCCAACGGCGCGGGCAAGACGACGACGCTGAAGATGCTCGCTGGACTCGTGGAACCGACCGACGGCACGGCCGTCGTCGCCGGTTACACGCCCGGCGATCGGGCGATGCAGCGAAAACTGGGCTTCCTTCCCGAGGAGTCGCCGCTGTACGAGGAGATGACTGCCACCGACTACCTCGAGTTCTTCGCGGACCTCTACGACGTGCCGGGAGAGGTCGCAAGCGAACGTATCGCGTCCTCGCTGGACCGACTCGACCTCGAACACCGCGACCGCCGGATCGGCAACATGTCGAAGGGGATGAAACGCAAGGTCGCGATCGCTCGCGCCCTGATCAACGACCCCGAGGTACTGATCTTCGACGAACCCGCGTCGGGACTGGACCCGCTGACGACCAACCACGTCATCGAGTTCACCGAGGAACTCAGCGAGGAGGGGAAGACGGTCGTCTTCAGCGCACACAACCTCTTTCACGTCGAGAGCGTCTGCGACCGCGTCGTCATCATGAACGACGGCCGAATCGTCGCCCGGGGCAGCGTCGAGGAGATCCGCGACGACCACGGCGGCACCGAATACCACGTCTACGCCACCGTCGATGCCGCCGAAGCCCTCGAAGACGTCTCGAGTGTCCCCGTCGACGACGAGATTCGCCACGTCGCCGAGGAGATGGAGGCCGTCGAGACGATCCGGGAGGCCGTCGCGGACGCCGGCGGCCAGTTGACCGATATCCAGACGAAGACGCCGAGCCTCGAAGAGATATTCCTCGAGGTAGCCAGTAGCACGGAAGAAGACGCCGAGCGACGACAGGACAGCGAGGGCGAAAAACGCGAACAGGTGGTCGATACGTGA
- a CDS encoding winged helix-turn-helix transcriptional regulator, with amino-acid sequence MSQPRAREKATDACPVIESLEQIGSQWRLAVLHELQDGEQRFNELKRSTGANARTLSRVLDDLGETGFVERRMEEEAPIATYYSLTQKGESLEPVFDEIECWASRWLEFEDA; translated from the coding sequence ATGTCACAGCCCCGGGCCCGCGAGAAGGCGACCGACGCCTGTCCCGTCATCGAATCCCTCGAACAGATCGGCTCCCAGTGGCGACTTGCAGTACTACACGAGTTGCAAGACGGCGAACAGCGGTTCAACGAACTCAAGCGATCGACCGGGGCAAACGCCCGGACGCTCTCGCGCGTGCTGGACGATCTCGGCGAGACAGGGTTCGTCGAACGCCGCATGGAAGAAGAGGCCCCGATCGCGACCTACTACAGTCTCACCCAAAAAGGCGAGTCACTCGAACCAGTCTTCGACGAGATCGAGTGCTGGGCGAGTCGGTGGCTCGAGTTCGAGGACGCGTAA
- a CDS encoding UPF0179 family protein, with amino-acid sequence MSTVTLVGTRLAEPGTEFVYEGEADGCAGCPYRSQCLNLSTGTRYRVTAVRENAQTLECAMHDGGVRAVEVEPVTVEATVTSKGAYAGSKTSLPGPCPYVACPSHEYCEPDGLEFDEEYRIREIVGDPPHEICHLDRSLELVELEGDE; translated from the coding sequence ATGTCGACTGTCACGCTCGTCGGGACTCGGCTGGCCGAACCGGGCACCGAGTTCGTCTACGAGGGCGAAGCCGACGGCTGTGCGGGCTGTCCCTACCGCAGCCAGTGTCTCAATCTCTCTACTGGGACGCGGTATCGCGTCACCGCCGTCCGCGAGAACGCCCAGACCCTGGAGTGTGCGATGCACGACGGTGGTGTCCGAGCCGTCGAAGTCGAGCCCGTCACCGTCGAGGCCACCGTCACCTCCAAAGGTGCCTACGCCGGCAGCAAAACGAGCCTCCCCGGCCCCTGCCCGTACGTCGCGTGCCCGAGCCACGAGTACTGCGAACCCGACGGCCTCGAGTTCGACGAGGAGTATCGCATCCGGGAAATCGTCGGCGACCCGCCACACGAGATCTGTCACCTCGACCGGTCGCTGGAACTGGTCGAACTCGAGGGCGACGAGTAG
- a CDS encoding DUF5820 family protein has product MTDLTELPDAWVVWSDEEKGRLVLAYRPDVFDGEEFPAPCLPTLYLTHGKRTRRPGMHPGDTADSDDWFVTLYLEPDVTLEGSRRFSTRAAALEATIDLTSAFDAGGVDYRGCYQVPRERYLDRLDELTGT; this is encoded by the coding sequence ATGACCGACCTGACGGAACTCCCCGACGCCTGGGTCGTCTGGTCCGACGAGGAGAAAGGCCGCCTCGTCCTCGCCTACCGACCGGACGTCTTCGACGGCGAGGAGTTTCCCGCGCCCTGTCTCCCGACGCTGTACCTGACACACGGCAAGCGAACGCGCCGCCCTGGAATGCATCCCGGCGACACTGCCGACTCCGACGACTGGTTCGTCACCCTCTACCTCGAGCCCGACGTCACGCTCGAGGGCAGCCGCCGGTTTTCGACGCGAGCGGCGGCACTCGAGGCGACGATCGATCTCACCAGTGCGTTCGATGCCGGCGGAGTCGACTACCGGGGCTGTTACCAGGTGCCCAGGGAGCGGTACCTCGATCGGCTCGACGAACTCACGGGGACGTGA
- a CDS encoding PrkA family serine protein kinase yields the protein MNGDIETLEKLSTEYKESMPADLRETKSFDWYLEELYEDSTVARNAHQRVADMFDYYGTTYDETEGVVEYQLASEDPLNDGENTFYGRVIHQSIHEFVNKVKSGARRLGPERRIKLLLGPVGSGKSHFDKQVRQYFEDYTMREEGRMYTFKWTNLCDVVQDQDPADDTVRSPMNQDPLVLLPQEQRQRVIDDLNERLDAPYTIQNEQALDPESEFYMDKLLAYYDDDLQQVLENHVEIVRFIADENKRQGLETFEPKDKKNQDETELTGDVNYSKIAIYGESDPRAFDYSGAFCNANRGIFSGEELLKLQREFLYDFLHATQEQTIKPKNNPRIDIDQVIVGRTNMPEYKDKKGDEKMEAFNDRTKRIDFPYVLSYEDESQIYWKMLNNADVPDINVEPHTLEMAGLFGVLTRIEEPDAETVDLLSKAKAYNGEIDEGDEIDVKKLREEAEGKAEVGEGMVGVSPRFIGDEIAEAIMDSKHRSRGFLSPLTVFNFFEENLEHHGSIPEDQFQTYYRYLETVREEYKERAIEDVRHALAYDVDEIQRQGEKYMDHVMAYIDDDTIEDELTGREQEPDETFLRSVEEKLAIPEDRKDDFRQEVSNWVSRRAREGEAFNPQDNERLRRALERKLWEDKKHNINFSALVSANEFDDDERSSWIDALIEQGYSEGGAKEVLEFAGAEVAKAEIEE from the coding sequence ATGAACGGCGATATCGAAACGCTCGAGAAGCTCAGCACGGAGTACAAAGAATCGATGCCCGCGGACCTGCGGGAGACGAAGTCCTTCGACTGGTACCTGGAGGAACTGTACGAGGACTCGACGGTCGCACGCAACGCCCACCAGCGTGTCGCGGACATGTTCGACTACTACGGGACGACCTACGACGAGACCGAGGGCGTCGTCGAGTACCAACTGGCCAGCGAAGATCCCCTCAACGACGGCGAAAACACCTTCTACGGACGGGTGATTCATCAGTCGATTCACGAGTTCGTCAACAAGGTCAAATCGGGTGCGAGACGGCTCGGCCCCGAACGTCGTATCAAGTTGCTGCTCGGCCCGGTCGGCTCCGGGAAGTCCCACTTCGACAAGCAGGTCCGCCAGTACTTCGAGGACTACACGATGCGCGAAGAGGGCCGGATGTACACGTTCAAGTGGACGAACCTCTGTGATGTCGTCCAGGATCAGGACCCGGCGGACGATACCGTCCGGTCCCCGATGAACCAGGACCCGCTCGTGTTGCTCCCACAGGAACAGCGCCAGCGAGTCATCGACGACCTGAACGAGCGGCTCGACGCCCCCTACACGATCCAGAACGAGCAGGCACTCGACCCAGAAAGCGAGTTCTACATGGACAAACTGCTGGCGTACTACGACGACGACCTCCAGCAGGTACTCGAGAACCACGTCGAGATCGTCCGCTTTATCGCCGACGAGAACAAGCGTCAGGGCCTCGAGACGTTCGAGCCCAAGGACAAGAAGAACCAGGACGAGACCGAGTTGACGGGCGACGTCAACTACTCGAAGATCGCCATCTACGGCGAGAGCGACCCGCGTGCGTTCGACTACTCCGGAGCGTTCTGTAACGCCAACCGCGGTATCTTCTCCGGCGAGGAGCTACTGAAACTCCAGCGGGAGTTTCTCTACGACTTCTTACACGCCACCCAGGAACAGACGATCAAACCCAAGAACAACCCACGGATCGACATCGACCAGGTGATCGTCGGCCGCACCAACATGCCGGAGTACAAGGACAAGAAAGGCGACGAGAAGATGGAGGCGTTCAACGACCGCACGAAGCGGATCGACTTCCCCTACGTCTTGAGCTACGAAGACGAGTCCCAGATCTACTGGAAGATGCTGAACAACGCCGACGTCCCCGACATCAACGTCGAGCCACACACCTTGGAGATGGCGGGTCTGTTCGGCGTCCTGACCCGCATCGAGGAACCCGACGCCGAGACGGTCGATCTGCTCTCGAAGGCCAAAGCCTACAACGGCGAGATCGACGAAGGCGACGAAATCGACGTCAAGAAGCTCCGTGAAGAGGCCGAAGGGAAAGCCGAGGTCGGTGAAGGCATGGTCGGTGTCTCGCCCCGCTTCATCGGCGACGAGATCGCCGAGGCGATCATGGACTCGAAACACCGCTCTCGGGGCTTTCTCTCGCCGCTGACGGTGTTCAACTTCTTCGAGGAGAACCTAGAGCACCACGGCTCGATCCCCGAAGACCAGTTCCAGACCTACTACCGCTACCTCGAGACGGTCCGCGAGGAGTACAAGGAGCGAGCGATCGAGGACGTCCGCCACGCGCTGGCCTACGACGTCGACGAGATCCAGCGCCAGGGCGAGAAGTACATGGATCACGTCATGGCCTACATCGACGACGACACGATCGAGGACGAGCTCACGGGCCGCGAGCAAGAACCCGACGAGACGTTCCTGCGCTCGGTCGAGGAGAAACTCGCCATCCCGGAAGACCGCAAGGACGACTTCCGCCAGGAAGTGTCGAACTGGGTCAGTCGTCGCGCCCGCGAGGGAGAAGCCTTCAACCCGCAGGATAACGAGCGCCTGCGCCGTGCGCTGGAACGCAAACTCTGGGAGGACAAGAAACACAACATCAACTTCTCCGCACTCGTGTCGGCAAACGAGTTCGACGACGACGAACGGTCCTCGTGGATCGACGCCCTGATCGAACAGGGCTACTCCGAAGGTGGCGCGAAGGAAGTACTCGAGTTCGCTGGCGCGGAGGTCGCCAAAGCGGAGATCGAAGAGTAA